A window from Vigna angularis cultivar LongXiaoDou No.4 chromosome 7, ASM1680809v1, whole genome shotgun sequence encodes these proteins:
- the LOC108336908 gene encoding pollen receptor-like kinase 5: protein MVQKRPYYCLVMLFVLGISFEPSLGDTDAQILMRFKGSLSNGKALNDWGSESSLCSWTGLLCRKNQTFYGLRLEHMEMGGKIDIETLVELPTLVSFSVINNTFEGPMPEFKKLVSLRALFLSNNKFSGDIPDDAFEGMRKLKRVFLAENGFTGPIPKSLANLPRLLDLDLRGNGFGGNIPDFQQQDFRVFNLSNNQLEGQIPESLSNKFPSSFAGNEGLCGKPLSSCKIGGNESRSLEPNLDKPQGKNHRILITVIIVVAVVAFSSIVALLFIQKHRRKRFKPRTLPTQGNSQQSVGFKESHSIDMTVDLKDGDGELNFVREDRGGFDLHELLSASAAVLGSGSFGSTYKAMILNGPTVVVKRFRHMNNVGKQEFSEHMQRLGTLTHPNLLPLAAFYYRKEDKFLVYDFAENGSLASHLHGRNGSVLTWSSRLKIIKGVARGLAYLYENFPGKIVPHGHLKSSNVVLDHSFEPKLNEYGLVEVMNKSHAQKFMAAYKAPETSKFGRPNVKSDVWCLGILILEVLTGKFPANYLRHGKGGNNSDLATWVDSVVREEWTGEVFDKDILGTRNGESEMLKLLRIGMFCCKWSVENRWDWNEAVAKIEEVKENDGEDDSSSCYYVSEEDFNSRTATEDEFSFSVTNG from the exons ATGGTTCAGAAAAGACCGTATTATTGCCTTGTTATGCTCTTTGTGTTGGGCATTAGTTTTGAGCCATCGTTGGGAGACACAGATGCTCAAATTTTGATGAGGTTCAAAGGTTCCTTGTCAAATGGGAAAGCCTTAAACGACTGGGGGAGCGAGTCCAGTTTATGTAGCTGGACTGGCTTGTTATGCCGCAAAAACCAAACATTTTATGGCTTGAGACTAGAACATATGGAAATGGGTGGGAAGATTGATATAGAAACCTTGGTTGAATTGCCAACTTTGGTAAGCTTTAGTGTCATTAACAATACATTTGAGGGTCCGATGCCGGAGTTCAAAAAACTTGTGAGTTTAAGGGCATTGTTTCTGTCCAATAACAAGTTTTCCGGTGACATTCCAGATGATGCTTTTGAAGGCATGAGAAAACTGAAGAGGGTATTCTTGGCAGAAAATGGTTTCACTGGTCCTATTCCAAAGTCACTTGCTAACTTGCCAAGACTCTTGGATTTGGACTTACGCGGGAATGGTTTTGGAGGAAACATACCAGATTTTCAACAGCAGGATTTTAGAGTATTTAATTTGTCAAATAACCAATTGGAGGGTCAAATACCAGAAAGCTTAAGCAACAAGTTTCCAAGTTCATTTGCTG GCAACGAAGGCCTGTGTGGAAAACCTTTAAGTTCCTGCAAGATTGGCGGCAACGAATCTAGATCACTGGAACCAAACCTTGATAAACCTCAGGGAAAAAACCACAGAATCCTTATAACTGTCATTATAGTCGTAGCAGTTGTTGCTTTTTCTTCAATAGTTGCACTTCTATTTATCCAGAAACACAGGAGAAAAAGGTTTAAACCCAGAACATTACCGACGCAGGGAAATTCCCAGCAAAGTGTAGGCTTCAAGGAGTCACACTCCATTGATATGACAGTTGATTTGAAAGATGGAGATGGCGAATTGAACTTTGTTAGGGAAGACAGAGGAGGATTTGATTTGCATGAGCTGCTTAGTGCCTCAGCAGCCGTTCTTGGTAGTGGAAGTTTCGGGTCCACTTACAAGGCTATGATTCTGAATGGACCAACAGTGGTTGTGAAGAGGTTTAGGCACATGAACAATGTTGGGAAACAGGAGTTTAGTGAACACATGCAAAGGCTTGGAACTTTAACACACCCTAATCTTCTCCCTCTTGCAGCATTCTACTACAGAAAAGAAGATAAGTTCTTGGTTTATGACTTCGCCGAAAATGGTAGCTTGGCCAGTCATCTACAcg GCAGAAATGGCTCTGTTCTTACTTGGTCCAGCcgtttaaaaatcataaaagggGTGGCTAGGGGCTTAGCCTACCTGTATGAAAACTTTCCAGGAAAAATCGTACCTCATGGTCATCTGAAATCCTCTAATGTGGTGCTGGATCATTCATTTGAGCCAAAGTTGAATGAGTATGGCCTTGTGGAAGTGATGAATAAGAGCCATGCTCAGAAGTTCATGGCAGCCTACAAGGCCCCAGAGACGAGCAAATTTGGTAGGCCAAATGTGAAAAGTGATGTGTGGTGTCTGGGGATCCTGATTTTGGAGGTGCTGACAGGGAAGTTCCCAGCAAATTATCTGAGACATGGGAAGGGTGGGAATAATTCTGACTTGGCAACATGGGTGGATTCAGTTGTGAGGGAAGAATGGACTGGTGAGGTGTTTGATAAGGACATCTTGGGGACTAGGAATGGGGAGAGTGAGATGCTGAAGCTGCTCAGGATTGGAATGTTTTGTTGCAAATGGAGTGTGGAGAATAGGTGGGATTGGAATGAGGCAGTGGCAAAGATTGAGGAGGTGAAGGAGAATGATGGTGAGGATGATTCTTCTTCTTGTTATTATGTCAGTGAAGAGGATTTCAATTCAAGGACTGCGACTGAAGATGAGTTCTCTTTCTCTGTCACTAATGGATGA
- the LOC108337100 gene encoding metal-nicotianamine transporter YSL3-like isoform X1: protein MNTSNHEELEEIQNCDNDDIENAELEEPEGQSSMASWKSQITIRGLITSFFIGIIYSVIVMKLNLSTGLVPNLNVSAALLGFVLVRIWTMLLEKANVVTTPFTRQENTIIQTCAVACYSTSFGGGFGSHLLGLNRKTYEQVGVDTPGNTPITKEPGIGWMTAFLFVTYFVGLAILVPLRKLMIIDYKLSYPSGTATAVLINGFHAPKGDEMAKKQVHGFMKFFSFSFLWSFFQWFYAGGVQCGFVQFPTFGLKAWKNSFYFDFSMTYVGAGMICSHLVNLSLLFGAVLSWGIMWPLIRGLKGQWFPESLPESSMKSLNGYRVFISIALILGDGLYNFAKILLFTATNIHATMERRSKKSPSISDNQGPDDLKRNQVFVRESIPMWLALSGYILLAAISIIAIPFIFPEVKWYYVVVAYILAPTLSFCNAYGAGLTDMNMAYNYGKVALFVLSALGGKRHGVVAGLVGCGVIKSLVSTSSDLMQDFKTGHLTFTSPRSMLVGQAIGTAIGCVVAPLTFFLFYKAFDVGNPDGEYKAPYAIIYRNMAILGVEGFSALPHHCLHLCCGFFAFSVAANLVRDFNPKNIGRWIPLPMAMAVPFVVGGYFAIDMCVGSLIVYAWHILKTKEATLMLPAIASGLICGDGLWILPSSILALFKVRPPICMRFLERA, encoded by the exons ATGAACACCTCAAACCACGAAGAACTAGAAGAGATTCAGAACTGTGACAATGATGATATCGAAAATGCTGAACTAGAAGAGCCAGAGGGCCAAAGTAGCATGGCATCATGGAAAAGTCAGATCACAATTCGAGGACTAATAACTAGCTTCTTCATTGGTATCATTTATAGTGTGATTGTGATGAAGCTGAATCTCTCAACCGGACTTGTTCCAAATCTGAACGTTTCAGCAGCACTCCTTGGTTTTGTGCTTGTTCGAATTTGGACTATGCTGCTTGAAAAAGCTAATGTTGTTACAACACCTTTCACTAGACAGGAGAATACCATAATTCAAACTTGTGCTGTTGCATGCTACAGCACTTCTTTTGGAG GTGGTTTTGGGTCCCACCTCTTGGGTTTGAATAGGAAAACGTATGAGCAAGTAGGGGTTGATACACCGGGGAATACTCCAATTACCAAGGAGCCTGGAATTGGTTGGATGACAGCCTTTCTCTTTGTAACATACTTTGTCGGGCTAGCGATTTTGGTTCCTCTTAGGAAG TTGATGATCATTGATTACAAATTGAGTTATCCAAGTGGAACTGCTACAGCCGTCCTTATTAATGGGTTCCATGCTCCCAAAGGTGATGAGATGGCAAA GAAGCAGGTTCATGGTTTTATGAAATTCTTCTCGTTCAGTTTCCTTTGGTCTTTCTTCCAATGGTTCTATGCTGGTGGAGTGCAATGCGGATTTGTTCAGTTTCCTACTTTCGGATTGAAAGCATGGAAAAACTC ATTCTACTTCGATTTCAGCATGACTTACGTTGGAGCAGGAATGATTTGTTCACATCTTGTCAACTTATCCTTGCTTTTCGGTGCTGTTCTCTCTTGGGGCATTATGTGGCCATTGATCAGGGGACTAAAAGGACAATGGTTCCCTGAGAGTTTACCAGAAAGTAGTATGAAGAGTCTTAATGGTTACAGG GTTTTTATTTCCATAGCATTGATCCTCGGTGATGGGTTGTACAATTTCGCCAAAATTTTGCTTTTTACCGCCACAAATATCCATGCCACCATGGAAAGGAGGAGTAAAAAATCAC CTTCAATTTCAGATAACCAGGGTCCTGATGATCTTAAACGTAACCAAGTGTTTGTAAGAGAAAGCATTCCAATGTGGTTAGCATTGTCAGGGTACATACTGCTCGCTGCCATTTCTATCATAGCTATCCCTTTCATTTTCCCTGAGGTGAAGTGGTATTATGTGGTGGTTGCGTATATTCTAGCACCAACTCTAAGCTTCTGCAACGCATACGGTGCTGGATTAACTGACATGAACATGGCCTATAACTACGGGAAAGTGGCTCTCTTTGTGCTTTCTGCATTAGGTGGGAAAAGGCACGGCGTGGTTGCTGGACTCGTTGGTTGTGGCGTGATCAAGTCTCTTGTTTCCACCTCTTCTGACTTGATGCAAGATTTCAAGACCGGTCATCTGACCTTCACTTCCCCTCGATCAATGCTTGTTGGTCAAGCTATTGGCACAGCAATAGGTTGTGTTGTTGCTCCTCTGACATTCTTCCTTTTCTACAAGGCTTTCGATGTGGGGAATCCAGATGGTGAATACAAAGCACCGTATGCGATCATTTACAGAAACATGGCGATTCTTGGTGTGGAAGGCTTTTCTGCCCTTCCGCACCATTGTCTGCACCTGTGTTGTGGGTTCTTTGCATTTTCTGTGGCAGCCAACTTGGTGAGAGATTTTAACCCCAAAAACATTGGGAGATGGATCCCACTTCCAATGGCAATGGCTGTACCTTTTGTAGTAGGTGGATACTTTGCTATTGACATGTGTGTGGGAAGTTTAATCGTGTATGCATGGCACATACTAAAAACCAAAGAGGCTACTTTGATGCTTCCAGCAATTGCTTCTGGTTTGATATGTGGGGATGGATTGTGGATTCTCCCTTCATCTATTCTTGCTTTGTTTAAGGTTCGTCCCCCAATTTGTATGAGATTCTTGGAAAGGGCTTAG
- the LOC108337821 gene encoding transcription factor SPEECHLESS — translation MEPQKTPSIDDSLFDIFKDTEFGDLLSILESLQDSKDFAPINDSAVIINPTSKENEQIESRKVSISSSVPQDSETELESKTKKLSPTLAEEPQKVSHITVERNRRKQMNYNLSVLRSLLPSFYAKRGDQASIIEGVVDYINELQQLLQCLEAKKQRKVYSDVLSPRLLSSTRPSPLSPRKPPLSPRINLPISPRTPQPGSPYKPSYLSPTIPNSPTSSASSSINDNIKELVANSKSVIADVEVKFSGPHLLLKTVSPPIPGQALRIISALEDLALEILHVNINIADETMLNSFTIKIGIECQLSAEELAQQIQQTFY, via the exons ATGGAACCCCAGAAAACTCCATCAATAGATGACAgcttatttgatattttcaaaGATACGGAGTTTGGGGACCTCCTTTCCATCTTGGAGAGCCTACAGGACTCGAAAGATTTTGCCCCCATCAACGATAGTGCTGTTATTATCAACCCAACTTCGAAAGAAAACGAGCAAATCGAGTCCCGAAAGGTCTCAATATCTTCAAGTGTTCCACAAGATTCTGAAACGGAGCTTGAAAGCAAGACAAAAAAGCTTAGCCCCACCTTGGCAGAGGAACCACAGAAGGTGTCTCATATAACAGTGGAGCGCAACCGAAGAAAACAAATGAATTACAACTTGTCCGTATTGAGATCACTTTTGCCTTCCTTCTATGCCAAACGG GGAGACCAAGCATCAATAATTGAAGGTGTGGTTGATTACATCAACGAGTTGCAACAGCTGCTACAGTGCCTAGAGgccaaaaaacaaagaaaagtttACAGTGATGTACTAAGCCCTAGGCTACTTTCAAGCACAAGGCCTTCACCACTAAGCCCTAGAAAACCACCCTTGAGCCCTAGAATAAACCTACCCATTAGCCCAAGGACTCCACAGCCTGGCAGCCCTTACAAACCAAGTTACCTTTCTCCAACTATACCCAACTCTCCTACTTCTTCGGCTTCTTCTTCAATCAACGATAATATCAAAGAGCTTGTTGCCAATTCCAAGTCTGTTATCGCCGATGTTGAGGTCAAGTTTTCAGGTCCACATCTTCTTCTCAAGACAGTTTCACCACCAATTCCTGGACAGGCTCTCAGAATAATATCAGCCCTTGAAGACCTAGCACTTGAAATCCTCCATGTCAACATCAACATTGCTGATGAAACCATGCTCAACTCTTTCACTATTAAG ATTGGAATTGAATGCCAACTCAGTGCCGAAGAACTCGCTCAACAAATCCAGCAAACATTCTACTAA
- the LOC108337100 gene encoding metal-nicotianamine transporter YSL3-like isoform X2 produces MNTSNHEELEEIQNCDNDDIENAELEEPEGQSSMASWKSQITIRGLITSFFIGIIYSVIVMKLNLSTGLVPNLNVSAALLGFVLVRIWTMLLEKANVVTTPFTRQENTIIQTCAVACYSTSFGGGFGSHLLGLNRKTYEQVGVDTPGNTPITKEPGIGWMTAFLFVTYFVGLAILVPLRKLMIIDYKLSYPSGTATAVLINGFHAPKGDEMAKKQVHGFMKFFSFSFLWSFFQWFYAGGVQCGFVQFPTFGLKAWKNSFYFDFSMTYVGAGMICSHLVNLSLLFGAVLSWGIMWPLIRGLKGQWFPESLPESSMKSLNGYRVFISIALILGDGLYNFAKILLFTATNIHATMERRSKKSHNQGPDDLKRNQVFVRESIPMWLALSGYILLAAISIIAIPFIFPEVKWYYVVVAYILAPTLSFCNAYGAGLTDMNMAYNYGKVALFVLSALGGKRHGVVAGLVGCGVIKSLVSTSSDLMQDFKTGHLTFTSPRSMLVGQAIGTAIGCVVAPLTFFLFYKAFDVGNPDGEYKAPYAIIYRNMAILGVEGFSALPHHCLHLCCGFFAFSVAANLVRDFNPKNIGRWIPLPMAMAVPFVVGGYFAIDMCVGSLIVYAWHILKTKEATLMLPAIASGLICGDGLWILPSSILALFKVRPPICMRFLERA; encoded by the exons ATGAACACCTCAAACCACGAAGAACTAGAAGAGATTCAGAACTGTGACAATGATGATATCGAAAATGCTGAACTAGAAGAGCCAGAGGGCCAAAGTAGCATGGCATCATGGAAAAGTCAGATCACAATTCGAGGACTAATAACTAGCTTCTTCATTGGTATCATTTATAGTGTGATTGTGATGAAGCTGAATCTCTCAACCGGACTTGTTCCAAATCTGAACGTTTCAGCAGCACTCCTTGGTTTTGTGCTTGTTCGAATTTGGACTATGCTGCTTGAAAAAGCTAATGTTGTTACAACACCTTTCACTAGACAGGAGAATACCATAATTCAAACTTGTGCTGTTGCATGCTACAGCACTTCTTTTGGAG GTGGTTTTGGGTCCCACCTCTTGGGTTTGAATAGGAAAACGTATGAGCAAGTAGGGGTTGATACACCGGGGAATACTCCAATTACCAAGGAGCCTGGAATTGGTTGGATGACAGCCTTTCTCTTTGTAACATACTTTGTCGGGCTAGCGATTTTGGTTCCTCTTAGGAAG TTGATGATCATTGATTACAAATTGAGTTATCCAAGTGGAACTGCTACAGCCGTCCTTATTAATGGGTTCCATGCTCCCAAAGGTGATGAGATGGCAAA GAAGCAGGTTCATGGTTTTATGAAATTCTTCTCGTTCAGTTTCCTTTGGTCTTTCTTCCAATGGTTCTATGCTGGTGGAGTGCAATGCGGATTTGTTCAGTTTCCTACTTTCGGATTGAAAGCATGGAAAAACTC ATTCTACTTCGATTTCAGCATGACTTACGTTGGAGCAGGAATGATTTGTTCACATCTTGTCAACTTATCCTTGCTTTTCGGTGCTGTTCTCTCTTGGGGCATTATGTGGCCATTGATCAGGGGACTAAAAGGACAATGGTTCCCTGAGAGTTTACCAGAAAGTAGTATGAAGAGTCTTAATGGTTACAGG GTTTTTATTTCCATAGCATTGATCCTCGGTGATGGGTTGTACAATTTCGCCAAAATTTTGCTTTTTACCGCCACAAATATCCATGCCACCATGGAAAGGAGGAGTAAAAAATCAC ATAACCAGGGTCCTGATGATCTTAAACGTAACCAAGTGTTTGTAAGAGAAAGCATTCCAATGTGGTTAGCATTGTCAGGGTACATACTGCTCGCTGCCATTTCTATCATAGCTATCCCTTTCATTTTCCCTGAGGTGAAGTGGTATTATGTGGTGGTTGCGTATATTCTAGCACCAACTCTAAGCTTCTGCAACGCATACGGTGCTGGATTAACTGACATGAACATGGCCTATAACTACGGGAAAGTGGCTCTCTTTGTGCTTTCTGCATTAGGTGGGAAAAGGCACGGCGTGGTTGCTGGACTCGTTGGTTGTGGCGTGATCAAGTCTCTTGTTTCCACCTCTTCTGACTTGATGCAAGATTTCAAGACCGGTCATCTGACCTTCACTTCCCCTCGATCAATGCTTGTTGGTCAAGCTATTGGCACAGCAATAGGTTGTGTTGTTGCTCCTCTGACATTCTTCCTTTTCTACAAGGCTTTCGATGTGGGGAATCCAGATGGTGAATACAAAGCACCGTATGCGATCATTTACAGAAACATGGCGATTCTTGGTGTGGAAGGCTTTTCTGCCCTTCCGCACCATTGTCTGCACCTGTGTTGTGGGTTCTTTGCATTTTCTGTGGCAGCCAACTTGGTGAGAGATTTTAACCCCAAAAACATTGGGAGATGGATCCCACTTCCAATGGCAATGGCTGTACCTTTTGTAGTAGGTGGATACTTTGCTATTGACATGTGTGTGGGAAGTTTAATCGTGTATGCATGGCACATACTAAAAACCAAAGAGGCTACTTTGATGCTTCCAGCAATTGCTTCTGGTTTGATATGTGGGGATGGATTGTGGATTCTCCCTTCATCTATTCTTGCTTTGTTTAAGGTTCGTCCCCCAATTTGTATGAGATTCTTGGAAAGGGCTTAG